One stretch of Aquimarina sp. Aq107 DNA includes these proteins:
- a CDS encoding RNA polymerase sigma factor gives MKERAFITLTNGFKDKLYRLAKRLLVSNEEAEDATQEILLKLWRNKTKMAEYKNVEAFAMTMTKNYCYDKLKAKESGNLKIVHSNYKDERPSLQRQVEAKDSLEWVGKIMDGLPEQQRMIIQLRDIEQYNNAEIAEMLEMNETAVRVALSRGRKTIREELLKKHNYGVG, from the coding sequence ATGAAGGAAAGAGCATTTATAACGCTTACCAATGGTTTTAAAGACAAGCTGTACAGGTTGGCTAAAAGATTGTTGGTAAGTAATGAAGAAGCAGAGGATGCTACGCAAGAAATACTACTAAAGCTATGGAGGAATAAAACAAAAATGGCTGAGTATAAAAATGTAGAAGCATTTGCGATGACAATGACTAAGAACTATTGCTATGATAAGTTGAAAGCAAAAGAAAGTGGGAACTTAAAAATTGTACATAGTAATTATAAAGATGAACGTCCCTCATTACAACGACAAGTAGAGGCTAAGGATAGTCTAGAGTGGGTAGGTAAAATTATGGATGGATTACCAGAACAACAACGTATGATAATCCAGCTAAGGGATATAGAACAATACAATAATGCAGAAATTGCCGAAATGTTAGAGATGAATGAAACAGCGGTTAGAGTAGCATTATCAAGAGGAAGAAAAACAATAAGAGAAGAATTATTAAAAAAACACAATTATGGAGTTGGCTAA
- a CDS encoding LytTR family DNA-binding domain-containing protein: protein MKYPYIIIDNDQNSARTIQIALEDHNDYICTGIAKNEQEALDLILERKPRLVFLEPEVPGVQSSKTQYNLLSELTKYMTNLPEFIIMTKTTDYAIEGIRNSVLDYILKPLSKSDLIKTLLRFEKDFDEVMDNTLCFKSYGDYRFVNIDEVLYLKADNNTTDFIMSNGNKVEAFKTLKHFQNLLPDHFVRIHNSYIINTKYVSRIHFGKAKCAIKNTSDMIPFSKSYKTNVEEIKDTLAKNSFLYV from the coding sequence ATGAAATACCCTTACATCATTATTGATAATGATCAGAATTCTGCACGCACAATTCAGATCGCATTAGAAGATCACAATGATTATATCTGTACTGGAATTGCTAAAAATGAGCAAGAAGCGTTGGACTTAATTTTAGAAAGAAAACCAAGATTGGTTTTTCTTGAACCGGAAGTTCCGGGAGTTCAATCGTCCAAAACACAGTATAATTTATTGTCAGAACTAACCAAGTATATGACAAACTTACCCGAGTTTATCATTATGACTAAAACTACAGATTATGCTATAGAAGGTATACGTAATAGTGTACTGGATTATATCCTAAAACCTCTAAGCAAGAGTGATCTTATAAAAACGCTATTAAGGTTCGAGAAGGACTTTGATGAAGTAATGGATAACACACTATGCTTTAAGTCTTATGGTGATTATCGATTTGTTAATATCGATGAGGTGTTATATCTAAAAGCAGATAATAATACTACGGATTTTATAATGAGCAATGGTAATAAAGTAGAGGCGTTTAAGACGCTTAAGCATTTTCAGAACTTATTACCAGATCATTTTGTTCGTATCCATAATAGCTATATAATCAATACTAAATATGTATCTAGGATACATTTTGGTAAAGCGAAATGTGCTATTAAGAACACTAGTGATATGATTCCTTTTTCTAAATCTTATAAGACAAACGTAGAAGAAATCAAGGATACACTAGCAAAAAATAGTTTCTTATATGTGTAG
- a CDS encoding NAD-dependent deacylase produces the protein MKNVVVLTGAGISAESGINTFRDANGLWEGHDIMEVASPIGWNNNPKLVLDFYNKRRSQLPTVSPNQGHLALVELEKTHKVTIVTQNVDDLHERAGSSNVVHLHGELLKVRSQFDENLVLDWKTDLNLGDLCEHNSQLRPHIVWFGEEVPMLDKAIKITEQADILIIIGTSMQVYPAASLVQFAPTDTPIYFIDPKPAISPKKNLTILADKATIGVPKVVQELAG, from the coding sequence ATGAAAAACGTAGTTGTGCTCACGGGCGCAGGAATTAGTGCAGAAAGTGGTATTAATACCTTTAGAGATGCTAATGGATTATGGGAAGGTCATGATATTATGGAAGTCGCCTCCCCAATCGGATGGAATAACAACCCCAAATTAGTATTAGATTTCTATAACAAAAGACGAAGTCAGTTACCAACCGTAAGTCCTAACCAAGGGCATCTAGCACTAGTAGAACTGGAGAAAACACATAAAGTTACCATTGTAACACAAAATGTAGATGACTTACACGAACGTGCTGGAAGCAGCAATGTAGTGCACTTACACGGAGAACTCTTAAAAGTCCGAAGTCAATTTGATGAGAATTTAGTTTTAGATTGGAAAACAGATCTTAATCTTGGTGACTTATGTGAGCATAATTCTCAGTTACGACCACACATTGTTTGGTTCGGAGAAGAGGTACCTATGCTGGATAAAGCTATAAAAATCACAGAACAAGCAGATATTCTTATTATTATAGGAACTTCTATGCAAGTATACCCGGCCGCTAGTTTGGTACAATTTGCTCCTACGGATACACCGATATATTTTATAGACCCTAAACCTGCTATTTCTCCAAAAAAAAATCTAACCATATTAGCAGATAAAGCTACAATTGGTGTCCCAAAAGTGGTACAAGAATTAGCTGGATAG
- a CDS encoding DUF4252 domain-containing protein, with product MKNIIKLTLVVFGMLLISCNSETSLQRYFVDHQGDADFVAVDLATSLLDARTKKVNLSDDEREALESIKKVNFLALPLKEGTETRYEEEKAKINTILDANKYETLMRFGSNGTKAVLKYQGEEDNIDEMIVFASNGDRGLALVRVLGDDMKPGNVAKLMNAIDKGDVDIGAIKDILGDVKID from the coding sequence ATGAAAAATATAATAAAACTAACGTTAGTAGTCTTCGGGATGCTATTAATAAGTTGTAATAGTGAAACATCACTCCAAAGGTATTTTGTGGATCATCAAGGTGATGCAGATTTTGTTGCAGTAGACCTAGCAACAAGTCTACTAGATGCTAGAACTAAAAAAGTAAATCTTTCTGATGACGAGAGAGAAGCGCTAGAAAGTATCAAAAAAGTTAATTTCTTAGCATTACCTCTTAAAGAAGGAACAGAAACAAGGTACGAAGAAGAAAAAGCAAAGATTAATACAATACTAGATGCTAATAAGTACGAAACCTTAATGAGGTTTGGTTCTAATGGAACCAAAGCAGTGTTAAAGTATCAAGGAGAGGAAGATAATATTGATGAAATGATTGTATTTGCTTCTAATGGAGATCGAGGTTTAGCTTTAGTGAGAGTGTTAGGTGATGATATGAAACCAGGAAACGTTGCGAAACTGATGAATGCAATTGATAAAGGAGATGTAGATATTGGAGCTATAAAAGATATTTTAGGAGATGTAAAAATCGACTAA
- a CDS encoding TonB-dependent siderophore receptor, producing the protein MNKKVFFGATLIMLGAQIISAQEVNQEEKVNELDEVVISDSKFKLKREQSGKVITKISSEELERSQGQSVATVLNRVAGVFVNGSNNAAGEPLGVYVRGGRNRQVVIRIDGVTVSDPTSSAGDFDLRLLSTSQIESIEILKGASSTLYGSGAAAAVINITTKSESKDAIAAQFSSSIGTNQSQDDQDYDINEFVNFASINGTIGKVSYLGSLSHQSTDGLSAAEDPLESTSGNTFDSDAYNKFNVYAKVGYQWSKNFKFHFFGNLDQYKTDFDGGAGFDANNQFNSRQLRGGSFWEAKYPNGSFTFVDSYALVEREFNSSFPSKYEGKIYTFDAYNKYNFNNTFYTVIGANGSYSDFNLFSIPFGSDDFEQTINDNEADFDIIDPYVNLVYASKFGLNINAGARLNIHSAYGNHMVYSINPSYTYTFGGNYIKGLASYSTAYITPSLFQLYDTAFFSGNPDLEPEESTTIEAGIEFSHQKKATISVVYFDRTSENFITFDPTTFVNLNSTEDIEVNGVEVEANAQFLEDKLSINANFTYTNIDKLENNIRIPENSIQASIGYQLDSKTFTSVSYQMNSKRNDTFFNPVTFASDPVELDSYGILDFYISHQLMDNLSIYAAMNNVTNEEYQEIFGFSTRGRNARIGFNLKF; encoded by the coding sequence ATGAACAAAAAAGTGTTTTTTGGGGCTACGCTAATTATGTTAGGAGCTCAGATTATTTCAGCGCAAGAAGTAAACCAAGAAGAAAAGGTAAACGAATTAGATGAAGTGGTAATTTCTGATTCGAAATTTAAATTAAAGAGAGAGCAAAGTGGTAAGGTAATTACTAAGATTAGCTCAGAAGAACTTGAACGTAGTCAAGGTCAATCAGTTGCTACGGTATTAAATAGAGTAGCAGGAGTTTTTGTTAATGGAAGTAATAATGCGGCAGGAGAACCATTAGGAGTGTATGTTCGTGGTGGAAGAAATCGTCAAGTTGTTATTAGAATTGATGGTGTTACAGTAAGTGATCCTACTTCATCTGCAGGAGATTTTGATTTAAGATTATTATCAACTAGTCAAATAGAATCTATAGAGATTTTAAAAGGAGCTTCTAGTACATTGTATGGATCTGGAGCAGCAGCAGCAGTAATTAATATTACTACAAAATCAGAAAGTAAAGATGCTATCGCAGCGCAATTTTCTTCTAGTATTGGTACAAACCAATCACAAGATGATCAAGATTATGATATAAATGAATTCGTAAACTTTGCATCTATTAATGGTACAATTGGTAAAGTAAGTTATTTAGGTAGTCTTTCTCATCAATCTACTGATGGTTTATCGGCTGCAGAGGATCCTCTCGAATCTACTAGCGGAAATACTTTTGATAGCGATGCTTATAACAAATTTAATGTATATGCAAAAGTTGGATATCAATGGAGTAAGAATTTTAAGTTTCACTTTTTTGGGAACTTAGATCAGTATAAAACAGATTTTGATGGTGGAGCAGGATTCGATGCTAATAATCAGTTTAATAGTAGGCAATTAAGAGGTGGGAGCTTTTGGGAAGCTAAATATCCAAATGGAAGTTTCACTTTTGTAGATAGTTATGCATTAGTAGAAAGAGAGTTTAATTCTAGTTTTCCTTCTAAATATGAAGGTAAGATCTATACTTTTGATGCTTACAATAAGTATAACTTTAATAATACATTTTATACTGTAATAGGTGCCAATGGTTCCTATAGTGATTTTAATCTATTTAGTATTCCATTTGGAAGTGATGATTTTGAGCAGACAATTAATGATAATGAAGCTGATTTTGATATCATTGATCCATATGTAAATTTGGTGTATGCCTCTAAATTTGGTCTTAATATTAATGCTGGAGCACGTTTAAATATTCATAGTGCATATGGCAATCATATGGTGTATAGCATTAATCCTTCTTATACATATACTTTTGGAGGAAATTATATAAAAGGACTGGCATCTTATAGTACGGCTTATATTACTCCATCGTTATTTCAGTTGTATGATACGGCATTTTTTAGCGGGAATCCTGATTTAGAACCAGAGGAAAGTACTACTATTGAGGCTGGAATTGAATTTTCTCATCAGAAAAAGGCAACGATAAGTGTTGTGTATTTTGATAGAACATCTGAAAATTTTATCACTTTTGATCCTACCACTTTTGTAAATTTGAATTCTACAGAAGATATTGAAGTAAATGGAGTAGAGGTTGAGGCAAATGCACAATTCTTAGAAGATAAATTATCTATTAATGCTAATTTTACATATACTAATATTGATAAATTAGAGAATAATATTAGAATTCCAGAAAATAGTATACAGGCTTCTATAGGTTACCAGTTAGATTCTAAAACTTTCACATCTGTAAGTTATCAAATGAATAGTAAAAGGAATGATACCTTTTTTAATCCTGTCACTTTTGCTTCAGATCCTGTGGAGTTAGATAGTTATGGAATATTAGATTTTTATATTAGTCATCAATTGATGGACAACTTAAGTATTTATGCAGCTATGAATAACGTTACTAATGAAGAGTATCAAGAGATATTTGGTTTTAGTACGAGAGGTAGAAATGCTCGCATTGGATTTAATTTGAAATTTTAA
- a CDS encoding tetratricopeptide repeat-containing sensor histidine kinase, whose protein sequence is MNFLSRNKSILFFIVVIVTFCSCDTKTTDFKDEELKYKLIDSHIEKSKDESKTLGERKQSANTAYGLYSTLEGDTKLKLKRIEEISTIYYDLGDYETSSEMDQKMLDLAISIKDSLSIAKSYWFRGIYFRNRELDSAYKNFYRSDKIYSALDNSNSMNPMDYAFDHGTVLIDLAKLCRMVKDYGQSEDLTIRAIKKFELSGNLSYLPLSYNNLGIVAKHMERYDDAVEYYSRVIEYAKNTEKETLYAALGNNNIGTVYKTIKEYDKAEEYYKKALSFKDFLDKRPKRYARYLDNLAYVQFLSGKNDEDILEVFNKTLKIRDSLEDLVGISTNTLHLAEYYQLKDNDSIAKTFAERARDASSKVNNNVELLQSYKLLSQVSGSGEGLVYAQNYIKLNDSLQREERLFKNKFARIKFETAEKVEKIAAISRENQYLVFAILGLSVLSLLGYVIFKQQQSNKELLFEQNQQQSNQEIYRLLLSQQLKLEEGRKMEQHRMSEELHDGVLGRLFGVRLSLDGINQRANDGFTDARNKYIDELKSIEREIRLISHDLGTETLSPDIAYVDVVESLVSDLCTVHKMDFAFANDENIDWETVDDQKKVNLFRIIQESLQNIFKHARAKSVKINFDYVDDKINLTILDDGIGFKSSKVKRGIGLKNITSRVTQMDGVVDFISNQDSGTKVSVGIPI, encoded by the coding sequence ATGAACTTCCTTTCAAGAAATAAATCAATTCTATTTTTCATTGTTGTAATCGTTACTTTTTGTTCTTGCGATACAAAAACTACCGATTTCAAAGATGAAGAGTTAAAATACAAGTTAATAGATTCACATATAGAAAAATCTAAAGATGAAAGTAAAACTTTAGGAGAAAGAAAGCAAAGTGCTAATACAGCCTATGGATTATATTCCACTCTTGAAGGAGATACTAAATTAAAACTAAAAAGAATAGAGGAAATTTCTACAATATATTATGATCTAGGGGATTATGAAACTTCTTCAGAAATGGATCAAAAAATGTTAGATCTGGCTATTTCTATTAAGGATTCATTGTCTATTGCTAAATCGTATTGGTTTAGAGGTATATATTTTAGGAATAGAGAATTGGATAGTGCCTACAAGAATTTTTATCGCTCTGATAAAATATATAGTGCTTTAGATAATAGTAATTCAATGAATCCTATGGATTATGCTTTTGATCATGGTACAGTTCTTATTGACTTAGCAAAACTATGCAGAATGGTTAAGGATTATGGGCAAAGTGAAGACCTCACTATCAGAGCAATCAAAAAATTTGAACTGTCAGGAAATCTTTCTTATTTACCGTTATCATACAATAATTTAGGAATCGTTGCTAAGCATATGGAGCGTTATGATGATGCTGTAGAGTATTATTCAAGAGTTATAGAATATGCAAAAAACACGGAAAAGGAAACGTTGTATGCTGCCTTAGGAAATAATAATATAGGAACTGTTTATAAAACAATTAAAGAATATGATAAAGCGGAAGAATATTATAAAAAGGCATTATCATTTAAAGATTTTTTGGACAAAAGACCTAAGAGATACGCTAGGTACTTAGACAATCTGGCTTATGTTCAATTTTTATCAGGGAAGAATGATGAAGATATTCTTGAGGTGTTTAATAAAACCCTCAAAATAAGAGATAGTTTGGAGGATCTGGTTGGTATATCGACCAATACATTGCATTTGGCTGAATATTATCAATTAAAAGATAATGACAGTATCGCAAAGACATTTGCAGAGAGAGCGCGAGATGCTTCTTCCAAGGTCAATAATAATGTAGAGTTATTGCAGTCTTATAAATTACTCTCCCAGGTTTCGGGTAGTGGCGAAGGGTTGGTGTATGCTCAAAATTATATTAAACTAAATGATAGTCTTCAAAGAGAGGAGCGTTTGTTTAAAAATAAATTTGCTAGAATAAAGTTTGAAACTGCAGAAAAGGTTGAGAAAATTGCAGCAATAAGTAGAGAAAATCAATATTTAGTTTTTGCAATTCTTGGGTTATCTGTATTATCCTTATTGGGATATGTAATTTTTAAACAGCAGCAGAGTAATAAAGAATTACTATTCGAGCAGAATCAGCAACAATCCAATCAAGAGATTTATCGTTTACTACTTAGTCAGCAATTAAAATTAGAAGAAGGTCGTAAGATGGAGCAACATCGTATGTCCGAGGAGTTGCATGATGGGGTATTAGGTAGACTATTTGGTGTGCGGTTAAGTCTGGATGGGATCAATCAGCGAGCTAATGATGGATTTACAGATGCCAGGAACAAATATATAGACGAGTTAAAATCCATAGAACGAGAAATTAGATTGATCTCCCATGATCTTGGTACAGAAACCTTATCACCTGATATAGCGTATGTAGATGTAGTAGAGAGTTTGGTGAGTGATTTATGTACAGTTCATAAAATGGATTTTGCATTTGCTAATGATGAAAACATAGATTGGGAGACGGTAGATGATCAGAAAAAAGTAAACCTGTTCCGTATTATACAAGAGTCTTTACAGAATATATTTAAGCACGCTCGTGCAAAAAGCGTAAAAATAAACTTCGATTATGTGGATGATAAAATAAATCTTACTATTTTAGATGATGGAATAGGATTCAAAAGCAGTAAGGTCAAAAGAGGAATTGGTTTAAAAAATATTACATCTAGAGTTACTCAAATGGATGGTGTAGTAGATTTTATAAGTAATCAGGATTCAGGTACGAAAGTATCTGTTGGTATACCAATTTAA
- a CDS encoding DUF4252 domain-containing protein, with protein sequence MKKFVIILLVAFVPYISIAQSNFDKYEDMNDVSSIVVTSKMFKLLSKMDLESNDPEIKDYVNLVENIENIKIFVTEKNEIGQKMKADVQKYLKSTSLDELMRFKSDGKNVKFYSKPGKNDNYVTELFMFLEGMENDGGPNTVVMTITGDIDLRQVSKIADHLNVPGGEELKKVNKRN encoded by the coding sequence ATGAAAAAGTTTGTAATCATACTATTAGTAGCATTTGTACCATATATTTCTATTGCACAAAGCAATTTTGATAAATACGAAGACATGAACGATGTGTCATCTATTGTGGTAACTAGTAAAATGTTTAAATTATTAAGCAAGATGGATCTAGAAAGTAATGATCCTGAAATTAAGGATTATGTGAATCTAGTAGAAAATATTGAAAACATTAAAATCTTTGTTACCGAAAAAAATGAAATAGGTCAGAAGATGAAAGCAGATGTGCAAAAGTATCTTAAGAGTACTTCATTAGATGAACTAATGCGTTTTAAAAGCGATGGAAAAAACGTAAAGTTTTACTCTAAGCCTGGTAAAAATGATAATTACGTTACTGAATTATTTATGTTTTTAGAAGGAATGGAAAATGATGGAGGTCCTAATACAGTAGTAATGACTATTACTGGAGATATTGATCTAAGACAAGTTTCTAAAATTGCAGATCACTTAAATGTTCCTGGAGGAGAGGAACTTAAGAAAGTGAATAAGAGAAATTAA
- a CDS encoding S41 family peptidase, with the protein MKLLKYFTALLFLGSIVTGCFDDNDDVIQPSSDLDIKDFIRRGMNVWYLYKEDVPDLADDRFSSNGEYTDFLNSFNSPESFFDHLVADQDEFSWIVSDYIALEQLLDGITLNNGMEFGLVRYPNEPTQVFGYVRYVLPGTDAEAKGIKRGDIFNTIDGTQITDSNTTTLLSPESYTIGLATFDGTNITPTGESVSLTKTQYTENPVFLSKTLNVGGNPVGYLMYNGFRSNFEVELNNAFGQFKSDGVTDFILDLRYNGGGDTETTKDLASMITGQFNGEVFTTEEWNSDRQPQFGDTNRFDNQIRNGDGINSLNLSRVYILTTNRSASASELIINGLDPYITVIQIGDVTRGKFQASTTIYDSDNYFRSGTNLNLGHTYAMQPLILKTINSVGFTDYFNGFTPEISNPEDYSNLGVLGDPDEPLLNAAINDILGNRSSIQNKNIEFNELGGSNMHQLDYERMYKTFDK; encoded by the coding sequence ATGAAATTGCTAAAATATTTTACTGCGCTTCTTTTCTTAGGAAGTATAGTTACCGGTTGTTTTGATGATAATGATGATGTAATACAACCTTCTTCTGATCTCGACATTAAAGATTTTATAAGAAGAGGAATGAATGTATGGTATCTATATAAGGAAGATGTCCCAGATTTAGCAGATGATCGCTTTTCTTCTAATGGAGAATACACCGATTTCTTAAACTCTTTTAATTCTCCAGAATCATTTTTTGATCACTTAGTTGCAGATCAAGATGAATTTAGTTGGATTGTTAGTGATTATATTGCATTAGAACAATTGTTAGATGGCATTACATTAAACAATGGAATGGAATTCGGATTAGTTCGATATCCAAATGAGCCTACCCAAGTTTTTGGGTATGTTCGTTATGTATTACCAGGAACAGATGCTGAAGCTAAAGGAATAAAAAGAGGAGACATCTTTAATACTATCGATGGAACTCAAATAACAGATTCAAACACGACCACCTTACTATCGCCTGAGTCATACACTATTGGTTTAGCAACTTTTGATGGAACTAACATTACACCAACAGGAGAATCTGTTTCTCTAACAAAAACACAATATACAGAAAACCCAGTTTTTTTATCTAAAACATTAAATGTGGGAGGAAACCCAGTTGGATATCTAATGTATAATGGATTTAGATCTAATTTTGAAGTAGAATTAAATAATGCTTTTGGTCAATTTAAATCTGATGGAGTTACCGATTTTATATTAGACCTGAGATATAATGGTGGAGGTGATACAGAAACCACTAAGGATTTAGCTAGTATGATTACAGGACAATTTAATGGCGAAGTTTTTACTACAGAAGAGTGGAATTCTGACAGACAACCGCAGTTTGGGGACACTAATCGTTTTGACAATCAGATAAGAAATGGAGATGGAATCAATAGTCTTAACCTTAGTAGAGTATACATCCTAACCACAAATAGATCTGCTTCTGCCAGTGAATTAATAATAAACGGGTTAGACCCGTATATTACAGTAATTCAAATAGGAGATGTAACTAGAGGTAAGTTCCAGGCATCCACAACCATTTATGATTCTGATAATTATTTTAGATCCGGAACAAACTTAAATCTTGGTCATACTTATGCGATGCAACCGTTGATTTTAAAAACTATTAACTCAGTGGGCTTTACGGATTATTTTAATGGATTTACTCCTGAAATAAGTAATCCAGAAGATTATAGTAATCTGGGAGTACTTGGAGATCCTGACGAACCACTTCTTAATGCTGCTATCAATGACATCTTAGGAAATCGAAGTAGCATACAAAACAAAAACATTGAGTTTAACGAATTAGGAGGCAGTAATATGCATCAACTCGACTACGAAAGAATGTATAAAACGTTTGACAAATAA
- the purB gene encoding adenylosuccinate lyase, with protein sequence MSLSPLQAISPIDGRYASKTQSLSTYFSEEALIKYRVLVEIEYFIALCEIPLPQLKDIDTAIFGKLREIYTEFSTEDAQAIKDIEKVTNHDVKAVEYFIKEKFDNLGLQEYKEFIHFGLTSQDINNTAIPLSIKESIGDVYIPQYLELLAKLKSLIEEWSDVSMLARTHGQPASPTRLGKEFQVYVTRLEAQFDLLNDIPSAAKFGGATGNYNAHKVAYPSIDWKDFGTRFVQEKLGLHHSFPTTQIEHYDHMAALFDGLKRINTIILDLDRDVWTYVSMDYFKQKIKKGEVGSSAMPHKVNPIDFENSEGNIGIANALFEHLSAKLPVSRLQRDLTDSTVLRNVGVPFGHTLIAFQATLKGLNKLLLNEEKFAQDLENNWAVVAEAIQTILRREGYPNPYEALKGLTRTNAAINQNSISEFIETLEVSDTIKTELKAITPSNYTGI encoded by the coding sequence ATGTCATTATCTCCTCTGCAAGCTATTTCGCCAATTGATGGTCGTTATGCTTCTAAAACACAATCATTAAGCACATATTTTAGCGAAGAAGCCTTAATAAAGTATCGTGTATTGGTAGAAATAGAATACTTTATTGCTTTATGCGAGATTCCATTACCACAATTAAAAGATATTGACACAGCGATTTTTGGAAAATTAAGAGAAATCTACACAGAATTTTCTACAGAAGACGCGCAAGCCATAAAGGACATAGAAAAAGTTACCAACCACGATGTAAAAGCGGTTGAATATTTTATAAAAGAAAAATTTGATAATCTAGGTTTACAGGAATATAAAGAGTTTATACATTTTGGTTTAACCTCTCAGGATATTAATAACACGGCGATTCCTTTAAGTATTAAAGAATCTATTGGTGATGTCTATATTCCACAATATTTAGAATTATTAGCTAAACTAAAATCATTAATAGAAGAATGGTCTGATGTCTCTATGTTAGCTCGTACACATGGGCAACCTGCATCTCCTACTCGATTAGGAAAAGAGTTTCAGGTATACGTAACTAGATTAGAAGCTCAATTTGATTTATTAAATGATATCCCAAGTGCTGCTAAATTTGGCGGAGCTACAGGTAACTATAATGCTCACAAAGTTGCATATCCTTCAATTGATTGGAAAGATTTTGGAACTCGTTTTGTACAAGAAAAACTAGGATTACATCACTCTTTCCCAACAACTCAGATTGAGCATTATGATCATATGGCAGCTTTGTTTGATGGATTAAAACGTATTAATACCATTATATTAGATTTGGATCGTGATGTATGGACGTACGTGTCTATGGATTATTTCAAACAAAAAATCAAAAAAGGCGAAGTTGGATCTTCTGCTATGCCGCATAAAGTAAACCCGATTGATTTTGAAAATAGCGAAGGAAACATTGGTATTGCTAATGCTTTATTCGAGCATTTATCTGCTAAACTACCTGTGAGTAGATTACAGCGAGATCTAACAGACAGTACTGTACTAAGAAATGTAGGTGTTCCTTTTGGACATACATTAATTGCTTTTCAGGCTACTCTAAAAGGGTTAAACAAGTTATTACTTAACGAAGAAAAGTTTGCTCAGGACCTCGAAAATAACTGGGCCGTAGTTGCAGAGGCTATCCAAACCATTTTAAGAAGAGAAGGATACCCTAATCCATACGAAGCATTAAAAGGACTTACAAGAACGAATGCTGCAATAAATCAAAATTCTATTTCAGAATTTATAGAGACGCTTGAGGTTTCTGATACGATTAAAACAGAACTAAAAGCCATCACTCCATCTAATTATACAGGAATATAG
- a CDS encoding adenylosuccinate lyase → MINLEEEIKNTNHSREKRSHFANLILQNPELLPQLIEICNQVDDEISCRASWGLEFLCKKKLEAILPYIDAFVELIPKVHQDPAVRPMAKICEYLILAYYKEKLPIVREMLSTLHLEKITETCFDWLISDQKVAPKAYSMTSLYLLGTEFDWIHPELKIVLENNYHSGSAAYKARSRMVLKKI, encoded by the coding sequence ATGATTAATCTAGAAGAGGAAATTAAAAACACCAACCACTCTAGAGAAAAACGAAGCCATTTTGCAAACTTAATCTTGCAAAATCCTGAGTTATTACCTCAACTTATCGAAATCTGCAATCAAGTGGATGATGAGATCTCATGTAGAGCATCGTGGGGGTTAGAATTTTTATGTAAAAAAAAGTTAGAAGCTATTTTACCTTATATAGATGCCTTTGTAGAACTCATACCTAAAGTTCATCAAGATCCTGCAGTACGACCCATGGCAAAAATATGTGAATACCTAATACTCGCCTATTATAAAGAGAAACTACCTATAGTTCGGGAAATGCTCTCAACATTACATTTAGAAAAAATAACAGAAACTTGTTTTGATTGGCTCATTTCTGATCAGAAAGTAGCCCCTAAGGCTTATTCCATGACTAGTTTATATCTTCTTGGAACTGAATTTGATTGGATACATCCAGAACTAAAAATTGTATTAGAAAACAACTACCATAGTGGAAGTGCTGCATATAAAGCTCGGTCAAGAATGGTTTTAAAAAAGATATAG